The Candidatus Omnitrophota bacterium genomic sequence CAAATACAATAAGGAACGCCGGAATAAAACTGATAATATATTCTTTCTTCCTTATAATAAAATACAGCAGGAAAAATACAAGCGGAATATATACTGTTATTGCCAGGCTGAACAAAAGCGCCGATATAAAGAGCCTGTTCTCCTTGAAAAGTAGAAGCGCTGCCAGTATAAAGAAAAGCGCCATTATCTTATTCTGGCAATTTGCCAGCTCATAACCTATGAGCGGCAAAGTAAGAAGGAAACTTAATTTCAGGTTGTGATTACCGATCTCTTTAGAAGGCGCCGGAATAAGCCTGAGAAGCATCTTTGCGCTTAACGCGAGCAATAAAACTTGAGTCCAATACCACGCAAGTATGGAAGGGGTAATATTGACGAATTTAAAAGGCTGGTACATTTTACTTTCGAGCATAAAAGGCCACTGCAGTATGGCAAAACCGGGCGCATAACGGAAAAGCGACCTGTCGACGTCGGTGGGGTTTTCGTAGGGAGTCCTTTGGTTCTTTATCTGCTCTATCCCGAACAAGCCGACCCTTAAATCCTTGCCGTCTCTCACCACTGTAACTATTGCCAATGAAATTACGAAAGTAACTATTATGATCCCGAATATAAGTCCGGAATCAATTATCTTTTTAAATATCACGCTTTTTCCTCGCCTTTCCGCCAAGGCCTTTTTTGAGTATCCTTGTGAAGCAGAATATAGCCAATGAGATTATCGCTGCCCAGGAAAATATAATAAAAATCCAGCCGCTCGGCCTCATAGGAGCCTTTCTCGTTTATAAATATACGACGTCTTCCGGATGATACAAAGACAAAAATACCAGCATATAGTCCCTGAGATGGCGCGTAAGAAGAAAATTGTTCCTTATATGTTCGCGGCCGTTCTCGCCTAATTTTTTGGCATATCCCGGGCTGTGTAAAAGCTGTTTTATTCCAAAAGCCGCGCCCTCTACGGAATGACACAAGAGTCCCGAATATTTGTGTTTTATCTGCAGGGGAATACCTCCTACGTTCGAGGCAACTACCGGCTTCCCCTTCCATAGTGCCTCGGAAACAGTCAAGCCAAAGCCCTCTTTTAGCGACTTCTGGACAATGACAGTTGACGCTCTCTGGAGAGCATTTATCTCTACATCATTTTGCGGCAAAAGCAGGATGTGTATATCTTTGTCCCCTCCGGCCTTTTCTCTTACTTCCTCAAGGACTTGTATGGCCTCCGGATCATCTGCCGCGGTTCCGCCCGCCAAAATTAGCTGGCAATCTATGTGCCGCTTTACGTTCTGGTAGGCCTCAATAACACCTACAGGGTCTTTCAACCTGTCAAAACGGGATATCTGCGTCACAATTGGTTTATCGGTCGTGATATTATATTTCGCCAATACGCCGTCTATTACATCCTGAGGCAATTCTTTATTTTTGTCGCTCAAAGGATCTATAGAAGGCGCTATCAGAAACTGGCGGATAGCCAGCTCACGCGAAAAGCTCGGCGCGGAAAAGACAGCGGAGTCGTATTTGAGTATGAAATCCAAAAGAAATCCCCACACCTTTTGATCGGGGTCGGATACGTCGATATGACAGCGCCATATCCATTTATTATCGGCTTTCTTTTCGACAAGCGCTATCGGCTGAGGGTCGTGAATAAAGACAATATCGCCGTATATATTGACTTCTTCTATATTCATTCGGCTCGTCTCCATAAAGATGTCGAAATCGTGCTGAGTGAGCCCTTCATTTCTCCCGTGCAGGGCATTGTGGAATTTTTTAGTCACTTCGAAAAATTGTTCGCCGCCCTTTATAAGGTCCCACCTTGCATCCACACCCAGATCCCTTAAAAGCGGCACCATGCGGTTAAGTATCTCCGCCACTCCCCCTCCCACGGAGGTGGAGTTTACGTGCTGGATGACCTTTCCTTTCAGCCTTTCGCTTAAAAGCTCTAGATCATCTATGACTGATTGACCTACTATAGGAATATACTCTTCTATCTTTGCCATATTAATCCGCTATTCTCTTTTTTACCATTTTTATTACATTTTTTCTCAGGTCTTCCAAAGTATACGTATAGGGGTCCATTTTGGCTATCTTGTCGGCAAGCTCTTTGTCGCCGAGAGAGGTATCGATCCAGTATGAAAAGTCGTTTGTCTTCTTTTCAAGCCGCAAGCGCGCCTCAAAGATATGGAAATATATGGAATCAATAGTGACTTTTTTCAATATCGCCACAAATTCTCTTAGGTTAGTTGCAACATACTTGGTCGAAATTATAAAACTTATGGATTTAATAAAATGAAATTCGTTGTCACTGTCGGCAAATCTTGCCTTAGCCCGGGGGTTATCTTTCAGATAACTCTCTATTGTTCTGGCTATCTTCTCCCTGAGGGCGTGTATGGTCGAGTATTGAATAGTATCTATGCTTGCTAGCTTCTCGCCCAATTCATCTTCCACGAGAACGCTGGTCACCCAATACGCAAAGTCATTCGGCGGCTCGGGCGAAAGGTACTGGTGCTGTTGTAAGAACCTATGGGTATGGTGATAAATTGAAGAACCGGGAACAGTCTTGATCAAGTCCAGAAGCTCCTCCAGTGTCTCGGCCTTCAAGCCTGTCAACTCCGACAGATGAAGCCGCGTATAGAATTTAAAAGGTTCCTTCGCCTTTACGGGCTTTTTCATATTTTCTTATCCTCTAGCGAGGCTATCATTTTAAGGAATTTTATGACTTCTCGGCTATCATCAAGATAATATTTTGCCTTTGAGAGCAAGTTATTACCTACAAAGACAGTGATGCCCCGTTTTCTAAGCGCCTTAAAGGCGTCTTCGTCGGTAACATCGTCACCTACATAGACAGGCATTACGGCGCCTTCTACATTGTAATGGCTCCGGGCCAAAAGCCACATAACCGCCTTGCCTTTATCCCACCGAAGCGGCGGCCTTACCTCAAAGACTTTCTTGCCGGAAGTCACGCGTACAGCTCTTTTTTCAATATATGGCCGAACGCTATTGTGAAATATCGTATTTACCGGAAGTTCGTCTTTCTTCTTAACCTGCCTAAAATGTACGGATAAAGTAAGGCCTTTGTCTTCTATTATAACGCCTTCTATTTTTGAAAGACCGGCTGCCAATTCCCTCTTTATCTTCCTGAGAGTGCCCATATACGCGTCTGGAACCGGGCATCTGAATCTTATTTTCGGGCCTTCTATCTCCAGGCCATGGTTCCCCACATATAAAATATCGCGGATGCCAATGATCTTTTTTATGTCCCCAAGCGAGCGGCCGCTTATTATCGCGATTTTGCTGCGGCCTTTTTTGGCAAGCCGCTTCAATACCTTCTTCGCTTCGGCCGATATTTTTGCTTCCCGGGGTGTCTTTTTAATCGGCGTAAGTGTACCGTCATAGTCCAAAAAAATAAAGAGCGATTTTGTTTTTAAATCTTTCTTTAGCTCGTTCCATCTATCAAAAAGATAATGCATAAATTTATTCGTACTTTAGCTCTTCTTCAGCGAAGTGAGTTCTGTGATGATACTGCCCGCCCAGCGGTAGACATTGTTTTCGGCTATTAAACTGCGCATATTCTCCATGCGCTTTTTCTTCTCTTCGTCGGGCAGCTCAATCCCGAATTTTATGGCGTCTGCGAATTCCTCTATAGAATAGGGGTTGATCGGGACTGCGTCGGTCAATTCCCTGGCGGCTCCCGTAAACCGGCTTAAAAGCAAGACCCCGCTCGAATCGGACCTGGACGTAACATACTCCTTAGATACCAGATTCATCCCGTCGTGCAGAGAGCTTACTATGCACATGTCGCCAAGTACGTAGTAGGGCCTGATCTCTTCGGGCGAAAAATGCCTTTTCAGATATATTATCGGCTTCCAATTTCCGTCGGAATATTTCCAATTCTTTTTTTCTATCAGATCATCTATCTCTCCCATCAATTCATGATAGCGCTTTATATGCGTGCGGCTCGGCGCGGCCAACTGGATGAATACAAATTTATTTATATATTCGGGGTACTTTTCCAGGAATCTGTCAATAGCGAGTATGCGCTCTATTATGCCCTTGGTATAATCTATCCTGTCTACAGCCACGGCTATAAATTTATCTTTGAGCTCGAGTTCTTGCTTTATTTTTTTTACTTCTTCCTCGCTTACCTTTGGAATGTTGCCCGACATATACCCGTCCACGCTTATGGGAAAAGCCCTTACAAATGTCTCTTTATTGCCCCTTACGATACTGAATTTTTCCGTATCTACGCGGCACTCGATAAGCCTGTTTGCGGTATCTATAAAATTGTTGCATTGAAACTGAACGTGAAAGCCTATTAAGTCGCAGGCCAGCATACCGTCCAATATTTCCTGCTGATAAGGACAGATGGCGAAGACCTCGGGATTCGGCCAGGGAATATGCCAGAAAAGCGCTACAGTAGCGTCGGGGCGCTTCTCCTTTATCATCGCGGGAAGCAGAGTAAAGTGGTAATCCTGTATAAACACAAAGGGATTATTGGCCGGCAGCTCCTCAAGCACGCTTTCGGCAAACTTAAGATTTACTTTCTTATACATCTGCCAATCGGTTTCGCGGAAAATAGGCCTTGTGTGCGTAACATGGCAGAGCGGCCACAAACCTTCATTGGAAAAACCGTAGTAATAACCTTCTTCCTCTTTCTTTGTAAGAAATACTCTCTTCAATATATAGCGGTTGTCTTTAGGGGGAACGCCCAGTTTATTTTTTGAATTAACAAATTTTTTGTCTTCTGTGCCGCTGCCGTGGGCTATCCACGTACCGCCGCAGGCGCACAATATGGGGTCTATCGCGGTGACTACGCCGCTTGCGGGGCGTATGCACTTGGCAGCGCCTGTTATACTGTCTATAACATTCATATACGGCTCGCGGTTTGACACCACAAAAAGCGCGTTATCGCCCAGTTTTGCGTGGATAAGGTCGCGCAGTTTGTTTTCCGTCCAGCTTTCATCTTTCTGCACGCGTTCATGCGCCTCATCGGTCACTACTTTTCTTGCCACCCGCAGGCTCAATGCGACCTGTTCCACCTCGCTTATTAATTTGCCGAACTCGCCCTTCTCTTCGAAGGGTTTCAATTTATCTATCTCGCCCTTTTGAAAATGCTTAAACCACTGCGTAAGGCGGCGCATGGGCAGTACGAACATCTGCCATTGTATTAACAAAACGATCGCGGTCACAAGAGATAATAAAACTATCAGCGTGATGCTTATACTCCTCCACAACTGGGTCAGTACAGTGAACAAATAAGAGGTATCATAAATCACCTCTACCAAACCCAGCGGATTGCCGTCGTCGCCTGTAACAGGAATTATGTAACTGTAAACGGAATACTCCTTATACCTCATCAATGTGCCGCGGCTCTTTTTATCGGCCAACGCCTCTTTTATGTACGCCTTATCTTTTTCCCGCCAGTCGGCAATGCGCTCGGTAATTGCGAGGGTCTGGCCGTCTTGATCGTAAATAGCACAGCCCTGGAGCCGTTCCCTTTTTTGAAAACTCTCTACCAGCCGGTTAGCGGACCTTAAATCGTTATTCATAAGAGTGTATTTTGCGGATACTTCTATACTCTCGCCGACGGCCTTGGCCTTCCTCCTCAGGTCGTCCATCTGCTTTTCGTCCTCAAATTTGACCTGCATAATACCGAATATCGTAAATCCTACGGTCACAATGATTAGAATAGGCAGAAGAAATAGAAGTATTCTTTTCATGGCTTACTTCCCTCTTTCTCCTGTCCGTAGTTTATGGCTCTGATCGGGTAAGGGATATTTATGGATTCTTTAGCATACTCCTCATGAAGCCTTTTTACAAATTCGTGCTTGACCAGATACTGGTCCACGAATTCCTTGGCCCTTAAGATAACGGTGAAATTTATACTGAAATCGTCAAAGGTGTGATAGCGGATAAACGGGTCAAATTCCGGAACGCCGCCCTTAACTTCTTTCATAACCTCTTTGGCCACTTTACAGGTGACCTTCTCCACTTTTTTGAGGTCGCTGTCGTAATGGACACCCAGATTGACCAGCACCGCCATATCTTTTTCGGGCAGACAAAAATTGGTAACTATGGATTTGCTCAGTTTCTCGTTCGGCACAAGGACTATATTGTTAGGCAGCATCCTGATCTTGGTTGTGCGCCAGTTGATATCTGTAACGTATCCCTCTTCTCCGGAGTCAAGCTTCAGGTAATCGCCGACCCTGATCTGGCGTGTCAATATTATATGGAAGCCGGCGAAAAGATTGGAAAGCGTGTCCTGTAAAGCCAGCGCAACCGCCAGGCCGCCTATGCCAAGGGTGGCGAGAATCGGGGTTATGGATATGCCAAGCGCGTTTAAAATTATTAAAATACCGATGGCAAATATGATTATGCTGCTTATATGCTGCGTAAGCGAGGTAACCGGCAGGGTTGATTCGAGTTTACGGGAATACGCGTTTATTAAATTGCTGGCCATGCTGGCCAAAACAAAGGTGACGGAAAATATAGCAAGAATCAGTAATGATCTATCTATAATGCGTACCACGCCTGCGGGAATAGCTGTAGTTTGCAGCGCAAAATACAAACCAAGCATGAGGGACCATATTATAGACGGCCCCCTTAGCGCCTCAACAATGATATCATCAATAGGCGTTATGGTCTTTTTAGCCCAGTGGGCAAGCCGCACAAAAATGATCTTCCTTACGATAAGCCCTAAGAATAAGGTGAGTAAAAATATGCCTAACGGCATAAGCATATTAAGGTGCTCTTGTAATGAAAATCCTGAGATTTGGTCCATGGTCTCCCCTTTTCTATAATTTTGGTAATATAATACTATATCACTTGGGCGGGTAAAATACAAGGGCAAACGGGGACGTCTCTATTTGGCATTTTGTAGTTGTCTTCAGCCATTAGCAAACTTTCTTTCCTTAATCCAGCAATATAAAACAGGGACCAAAATAAGATTGGATAATGTCGCCGTAACAAGGCCTCCCACGGTAGGAGCGGCCATCGGTTTCATGATTTCGGAGCCGGTGCCGGTAGACAGCATGACCGGGAGAAGAGCAATGATAGTCGTCGTGGTAGTCATCATTGCAGGCCGCACTCTCAATAACCCGCCCTCTATCACGGTAGCTCGTATTTCAGCCACTGTTTTTGGCATCTTGTTCTTGAATAAATCATCCAAGCATGAAACCAATACCACCGCATTATCCGTCGCTACGCCAAATAAAGCAATAAAGCCCACCCATACGGCGGTTGAGAATTTGAAGCCTAAAATGAATAAAAGTATAATACCACCCATGAGCGATACTGGAATGCCGGTGCTGACTACAGCTAGGGAAGTAAAGGAATTGTTGAACGCTACATAGAGAAGCAACAATATAATGGCTAAACATATAGCTAAGGATGGGATCAGTTTTTTACGCGATTCCATTTCCGACTCAAACTGGCCTGACCAGCCGATATAATATCCCGGCGGAAGATCGATCTTCCCGCTTTTTATCGCCTCGTTCACGACTTTCTGCGCGGATTTTACAAAATCCACCAGCCCTACGACGTCCTGGTTAACATTTATGAATATGCGCGCATACGGCAGAGTATTTTCCGATTGAATCATAGACGGCCCCGTAACCTTCACCAATTTTGCTACCTGGCTCAAAGGCACCTGCTCGCCCATCATACTCGAAACAAATATTCTTTCCAGAGCCTCGGGCCGATCCCTTAACTCACGCATATATCTTACTCTGACGGGATAGCGCTCTCTTCCTTCTACCGTCGTAGTAAGGTTTTCTCCGCCGATAGCGGTCATAATAATATCCTGAATGTCATCTATCCTTAATCCGTAGCGGGCGGCCTTTGCTCTGTCTATCTCAATTTCAAAATAAGGCAGACTGCCGAAACGTTCGGCAAAAGGCGAAACCGCGCCTTTAACTTTGCTTACTATTTTTTCCAATTCTATGGCTATCTCTTCTATCTTTTTCAAATCCGATCCAAAAACTTTGATGCCTACCGGCGTCTGAATTCCCGTCGCCAGCATATCGATGCGGTTTCTGATGGGCTGTGTCATTATGGGGCTTACGCCGGGTATCTCTGTCTTTTCCTGAATTTCCCGTATCAACTTCTCTCTTGTCATTCCCCTCCGCCACATCTTTTGCGGTTTCAAATGAATAATCGTCTCGAGCATTATTATGGGCGCCGGATCGGTTGCAGTTTCTGCGCGGCCTAATTTTCCTACAACCCATTCAACCTCATTGGGAAATTTCTCCTTTATTATCATATCCTGCGTTTTTAAGACTTCCTGTACCTGCGTCAAAGATGCTCCGGGTAATAGAATGGGCATGAAGAGCAGGTCCCCTTCATTGAGCGGAGGCATAAATTCCTGTTTCATCGAGACGGCCAATATGCCGCCTATAAGTAATACCGCAAGAGCAATTAACACAACGGTCTTTTTGCGGTCTAATGCCCACTTTATAGCAGGTTTGTATATCTTAAAAAGAAATCTGGAAGTAGCGTTATCTTCGGCTAATCTCAGTTTTCCCCTTAATAAATAATATGACAACGTCGGCAGCAAAGTTAATGCGATAAGCGCGGCGCCGAACATGGCAAACGTCTTTGTGAACGCAAGCGGCCTGAATAATTTTCCCGCCTGGCCTGTCAATACAAAAACCGGGATAAAGCCGACTATTGTCGTAAGTAGGGCAAACAAGACGGGCCTGCCTACTTCCTGGGCAGATTTAATGCACACTTCAAGGCGTTCCTCAGCGGGCAGTTGAGGCAGGCCTCTTTCGTTGCGGCGTTCGGCGATTTTGCGGTACATATTCTCTACCAAGACGCAGCCGGAATCAACCATAACGCCGATGGCGATTGCTATGCCGCCCAAAGACATGATATTGGCATCGACCCCTATCTGCCGCATTAATATAAAAGCTATTAAGACCCCTATCGGAA encodes the following:
- a CDS encoding DUF2029 domain-containing protein is translated as MIFKKIIDSGLIFGIIIVTFVISLAIVTVVRDGKDLRVGLFGIEQIKNQRTPYENPTDVDRSLFRYAPGFAILQWPFMLESKMYQPFKFVNITPSILAWYWTQVLLLALSAKMLLRLIPAPSKEIGNHNLKLSFLLTLPLIGYELANCQNKIMALFFILAALLLFKENRLFISALLFSLAITVYIPLVFFLLYFIIRKKEYIISFIPAFLIVFVAVPSLFFGFEFNNFLLREWFVRTLKPFSLTTSYASYIDLRASSQSLPSAVGKLFAFGKTWQFTYLLPPVVLHFIIRISAGLIVFFSLLAAWKGRKDVFQGLQYAIFLILALLLPQYCIYYTWAWLFVIYFAVFNYIGRPETPADQKAVLRILAIILIIGSYSIAVRFLNNISVLFWTTLLFWLGAVATLMLPATRKA
- a CDS encoding glycosyltransferase, encoding MAKIEEYIPIVGQSVIDDLELLSERLKGKVIQHVNSTSVGGGVAEILNRMVPLLRDLGVDARWDLIKGGEQFFEVTKKFHNALHGRNEGLTQHDFDIFMETSRMNIEEVNIYGDIVFIHDPQPIALVEKKADNKWIWRCHIDVSDPDQKVWGFLLDFILKYDSAVFSAPSFSRELAIRQFLIAPSIDPLSDKNKELPQDVIDGVLAKYNITTDKPIVTQISRFDRLKDPVGVIEAYQNVKRHIDCQLILAGGTAADDPEAIQVLEEVREKAGGDKDIHILLLPQNDVEINALQRASTVIVQKSLKEGFGLTVSEALWKGKPVVASNVGGIPLQIKHKYSGLLCHSVEGAAFGIKQLLHSPGYAKKLGENGREHIRNNFLLTRHLRDYMLVFLSLYHPEDVVYL
- the otsB gene encoding trehalose-phosphatase → MHYLFDRWNELKKDLKTKSLFIFLDYDGTLTPIKKTPREAKISAEAKKVLKRLAKKGRSKIAIISGRSLGDIKKIIGIRDILYVGNHGLEIEGPKIRFRCPVPDAYMGTLRKIKRELAAGLSKIEGVIIEDKGLTLSVHFRQVKKKDELPVNTIFHNSVRPYIEKRAVRVTSGKKVFEVRPPLRWDKGKAVMWLLARSHYNVEGAVMPVYVGDDVTDEDAFKALRKRGITVFVGNNLLSKAKYYLDDSREVIKFLKMIASLEDKKI
- a CDS encoding trehalose-6-phosphate synthase encodes the protein MVSNREPYMNVIDSITGAAKCIRPASGVVTAIDPILCACGGTWIAHGSGTEDKKFVNSKNKLGVPPKDNRYILKRVFLTKKEEEGYYYGFSNEGLWPLCHVTHTRPIFRETDWQMYKKVNLKFAESVLEELPANNPFVFIQDYHFTLLPAMIKEKRPDATVALFWHIPWPNPEVFAICPYQQEILDGMLACDLIGFHVQFQCNNFIDTANRLIECRVDTEKFSIVRGNKETFVRAFPISVDGYMSGNIPKVSEEEVKKIKQELELKDKFIAVAVDRIDYTKGIIERILAIDRFLEKYPEYINKFVFIQLAAPSRTHIKRYHELMGEIDDLIEKKNWKYSDGNWKPIIYLKRHFSPEEIRPYYVLGDMCIVSSLHDGMNLVSKEYVTSRSDSSGVLLLSRFTGAARELTDAVPINPYSIEEFADAIKFGIELPDEEKKKRMENMRSLIAENNVYRWAGSIITELTSLKKS
- a CDS encoding mechanosensitive ion channel family protein, with amino-acid sequence MLMPLGIFLLTLFLGLIVRKIIFVRLAHWAKKTITPIDDIIVEALRGPSIIWSLMLGLYFALQTTAIPAGVVRIIDRSLLILAIFSVTFVLASMASNLINAYSRKLESTLPVTSLTQHISSIIIFAIGILIILNALGISITPILATLGIGGLAVALALQDTLSNLFAGFHIILTRQIRVGDYLKLDSGEEGYVTDINWRTTKIRMLPNNIVLVPNEKLSKSIVTNFCLPEKDMAVLVNLGVHYDSDLKKVEKVTCKVAKEVMKEVKGGVPEFDPFIRYHTFDDFSINFTVILRAKEFVDQYLVKHEFVKRLHEEYAKESINIPYPIRAINYGQEKEGSKP
- a CDS encoding CusA/CzcA family heavy metal efflux RND transporter is translated as MIDKIIETCLKNRFLVISAFALIIIWGIFSIQNTPIDAIPDIGELQVIVFADWPGRSPKDVEDQVVYPLTTRLLGTPGVKVIRSSSGFGIGMVYLIFKEDVDYYWARTRVLERLNFATAGLPEGAMVSLGPDATAIGQIFWYTVENGYYCPDHPQESYDKPGLCPIDKNPLIASQYDLSQLRSLQDWYVRYQLNAVPGVSEVGSVGGYVKQYQVDVDPNKLLSYNIRLMDVLTAVKRSNIDVGAKVFEEGQVEYIVRGVGFIKNVTDIENIVISSHAGTPVYIKNIGAVTLGPEFRRGALDKEGVEVTGGVVLMRYGENPLKVINDIKKKIVELKVGLPPGVRIVPFYDRTGLIKRCISTLTSALIQEIIITIFVIAVFLLHFWGSIIISIVLPIGVLIAFILMRQIGVDANIMSLGGIAIAIGVMVDSGCVLVENMYRKIAERRNERGLPQLPAEERLEVCIKSAQEVGRPVLFALLTTIVGFIPVFVLTGQAGKLFRPLAFTKTFAMFGAALIALTLLPTLSYYLLRGKLRLAEDNATSRFLFKIYKPAIKWALDRKKTVVLIALAVLLIGGILAVSMKQEFMPPLNEGDLLFMPILLPGASLTQVQEVLKTQDMIIKEKFPNEVEWVVGKLGRAETATDPAPIIMLETIIHLKPQKMWRRGMTREKLIREIQEKTEIPGVSPIMTQPIRNRIDMLATGIQTPVGIKVFGSDLKKIEEIAIELEKIVSKVKGAVSPFAERFGSLPYFEIEIDRAKAARYGLRIDDIQDIIMTAIGGENLTTTVEGRERYPVRVRYMRELRDRPEALERIFVSSMMGEQVPLSQVAKLVKVTGPSMIQSENTLPYARIFINVNQDVVGLVDFVKSAQKVVNEAIKSGKIDLPPGYYIGWSGQFESEMESRKKLIPSLAICLAIILLLLYVAFNNSFTSLAVVSTGIPVSLMGGIILLFILGFKFSTAVWVGFIALFGVATDNAVVLVSCLDDLFKNKMPKTVAEIRATVIEGGLLRVRPAMMTTTTTIIALLPVMLSTGTGSEIMKPMAAPTVGGLVTATLSNLILVPVLYCWIKERKFANG